Part of the Limihaloglobus sulfuriphilus genome is shown below.
AGCATTAAGTTCTTAGCCATTTTCTTTTTCCTTAAATAGAGGTTGATTTTGTAATTTATTTACTCTTTTACGCAGTCGTACCAGACTTTTATCTCTTTGGAAAAAATCTTCAGAGCTGCTATGAGCAAACGATTCTGTACCAAAGCATGCTTTTAACTTATCAATTCGTAATTGTATGTCTGAATCTTCATCGAATATTGTACCCCCCGAAATATCCTGCAAATCATCATTGCCGCTATAATTAATAACTATCGCCGGATGATTGTCAGCCCCGGTAATGCTCAACTGCTTAGAATTAGCGTCATGTCTCAAGTAACCATTATATATCAGATAAGAGGCCGCGAAAATCGCCAGTATGGCCGCTGCAATTGAACCGATATGACGAACCCGTTTAATTTTGTGAAACTGAGAATTAAGCAATATACCGGTGCTATCCATAAACCTGGCGTAATATTCAAGATTCTCCGGATCACTGGCAAGCAGATCATTTAAAGTCATCTGTTCTGAAACAGTCAATTCGCCATTTGATGCCTTGAGTATTAACTCAGTCAGATATTCTTCGCCGTTTGATAATTTCATCTTTTATCCTCCTCCAGCAAAAGATTTTGAACTTTATCAAAGAGTTTCTGATGAAGTCTCTTAAGATATTTATACATTGCAGCCGAAGTCGTGTTGAATCTGGCAGCTATTGCTGAAACCTTTAAGCCTTCTCTGTATCGCAGATCAAGCACGCTTCTCTGTTTATCGCTCAATTTCAAAAGACACCTGTCAAGCAACTCAGCTCTGCGATTTATAATATCATCATCTTGCGGCTCAAGTGCTTCTATCATCTCTACAACCTGCGTTGAAAATTTTATACGCTTATCATATTTCCTATTCTGGAGTTTCAAGACGTTATTGCGTGCGATAGATCTGC
Proteins encoded:
- a CDS encoding sigma-70 family RNA polymerase sigma factor; the protein is MHEGKINNRREYTLNEEFLKLLMTNQRQIYSYILRLIPNRVDADDVMQETVLVMWSKFYDFQRGSNFAAWGRSIARNNVLKLQNRKYDKRIKFSTQVVEMIEALEPQDDDIINRRAELLDRCLLKLSDKQRSVLDLRYREGLKVSAIAARFNTTSAAMYKYLKRLHQKLFDKVQNLLLEEDKR